One part of the Entelurus aequoreus isolate RoL-2023_Sb linkage group LG05, RoL_Eaeq_v1.1, whole genome shotgun sequence genome encodes these proteins:
- the LOC133649939 gene encoding uncharacterized protein LOC133649939 has translation MVKEHEGQCATYPPGITAQQMDSNTKQFALGISPMHARTEPESKADKQAHPNDPALYVTAKGKYEPILAKRAIRGAHDGQSEFNTSSVQEPHTGPKLSLIAAGLCCSEGELTSLQCSEDEAILSRDSECSPAAPKLDPEGAILTHSHPTEAAMLLPASPQCSKSASIQQRLDSVEASLAANKDRITTLLHIIHDLEASHSTANGRRCFKTGQDLKNCSTCQKTACIVYSVEYDFRQQERCFLEVVNHHSARGNKAYHDHQNATLKFSLLKKAMKNVRKSKKKSKKLYKILLKWLPKKLQHV, from the exons ATGGTAAAAGAACATGAGGGACAGTGTGCTACATACCCACCAGGAATAACAGCCCAGCAGATGGATTCAAATACAAAACAGTTTGCCTTGGGCATATCACCCATGCATGCAAGGACTGAGCCTGAATCCAAAGCAGATAAACAGGCACATCCAAATGATCCAGCACTCTATGTCACAGCAAAGGGGAAATATGAGCCCATTCTTGCAAAACGGGCAATCAGAGGTGCACATGATGGCCAGTCTGAGTTCAACACATCATCGGTACAAGAACCTCACACAGGCCCAAAGTTGTCTTTAATTGCAGCAGGACTGTGCTGCAGTGAGGGGGAACTCACTTCCCTTCAATGCAGTGAGGATGAGGCAATCCTCAGCCGGGATTCAGAATGCAGCCCTGCTGCCCCCAAGCTGGACCCAGAGGGCGCCATCCTGACTCATTCCCACCCGACAGAGGCAGCCATGTTGCTGCCTGCTTCCCCACAGTGCAGTAAATCAGCATCCATACAGCAGAGGCTTGATAGTGTGGAGGCCAGTCTGGCAGCCAACAAGGACAGGATCACTACCTTGTTGCACATCATCCATGACCTGGAGGCCAGCCACAGCACTGCCAATGG aaGGCGATGCTTCAAGACAGGACAGGATCTAAAAAACTGTTCAACTTGCCAAAAGACTGCCTGTATTGTCTACAG TGTGGAGTACGACTTCAGACAGCAGGAAAGGTGCTTCTTGGAGGTTGTAAATCATCATTCAGCGAGAGGAAATAAGGCGTACCACGATCACCAGAATGCTACCCTAAAGTTCAGTTTGCTCAAAAAAGCCATGAAGAATGTGAGAAAGTCCAAGAAGAAAAGTAAAAAGCTCTACAAGATTCTCTTGAAGTGGCTGCCTAAAAAACTCCAGCATGTTTAG